A portion of the Plasmodium relictum strain SGS1 genome assembly, contig: PRELSG_00_v1_174, whole genome shotgun sequence genome contains these proteins:
- the CyRPA gene encoding cysteine-rich protective antigen, putative: MFLLKKFSFFYFIFLLYKFIKGHHISLVNDEYYVVNSPIFCIRESFMYFRNEVYRVCVNSNEDEDFNIHIYVQKRKGNSWEIEDELLKGKKKKSFISFFSYVYDEEIIIILCDFEGYGKNKKINCFRSHSSTGVDFTTENINVPHDIFNNKDLSYYSSFPYEFNGEKYLLICGIINYIFKSYEGDFIGCAASSDKGSTWNTKFHFRYDGTKHFTSYFLLKVKIFNNKLAFFFHYASTSEESGKYIECSNKSNNDFYCEDVHFDKEKSLRSVIKLNDYFITSFVNKNDRKACYLYYTNENSFLIKPKNTGDELSGCYRASFIKIHDNKIMFVHLSGYGVYNIYTFRYLNYK, encoded by the exons ATGTTTcttttaaagaaattttcttttttttacttcatatttttattatataagtTTATAAAAGGACATCATATTAGTCTTGTAAATGACGAATATTATGTCGTAAATAGTccaattttttgtattagaGAGAGTTTTATGTACTTCCGTAATGAAGTATATAGAGTTTGCGTTAATAGTAACGAAGATGAAGAttttaatatacatatatatgtacaaAAAAGAAAGGGGAACTCATGGGAAATTGAAGACGAATTGCTTAAaggcaaaaaaaaaaaatcctttATTAGTTTTTTCAGTTATGTTTATGAcgaagaaataataattatattatgtgATTTTGAGGGTtatggaaaaaataaaaagattaatTGCTTTCGCTCGCATAGTAGTACAGGAGTTGATTTTACCacagaaaatataaatgtacCACATGACATATTCAATAACAAAGATTTATCATATTATTCGTCGTTTCCTTATGAATTTAACGGGGAAAAATATTTGTTAATTTGTGGTATAATTAATTACATATTTAAATCATATGAAGGTGATTTTATTGGTTGTGCTGCCAGTAGTGACAAAGGTTCAACTTGGAA taCCAAATTTCACTTTCGTTATGATGGCACTAAACATTTTAcctcatattttttattaaaagttaaaatatttaataacaaactggcatttttttttcattatgcTAGTACATCAGAAGAAAGTGGTAAATATATAGAGTGTAGTAATAAAAGCAATAATGATTTTTATTGTGAAGATGTTCATTTTGATAAGGAAAAATCATTACGAAGtgttattaaattaaatgattatTTCATTACAAGCTTCGTAAATAAAAACGATAGAAAAGCatgttatttatattacacaaatgaaaattcttttttgatTAAGCCAAAAAATACTGGCGATGAATTAAGTGGGTGCTATCGAGcctcttttataaaaatacatgACAATAAAATTATGTTTGTGCATCTATCTGGATATGGAGTTTACaatatttatacatttaGATAccttaattataaataa